A stretch of DNA from Anopheles ziemanni chromosome 3, idAnoZiCoDA_A2_x.2, whole genome shotgun sequence:
CTTGGACAACAACGGTATCGCCAGGTGTAAGGTTGGTGAGATTGGTACGAAAATATGTGTGGTCttagtttaaaatattacTTACCCTTCCTTGTTTTTCGGAATAGTGTGACAACGAAGGAGACCTTAGCAACTACTTCCACGAGGAAACCGAAACTTGCCATGAGTTCTTCTCCAAAGGACCCTGCCTCGGGACGGGTGAACTGTTCCTGCCGTCGCGCAAATGTGCCTGCCACGAGCGACTGCCACACTATCACAACGAGACGAACCAGTGCTACGAGCTGGGCACGATCGGTCCGTGTCCCTTCGGGCACACGTTCATCGTGGCGGACAGTAAAAGGCAGGACACGGCCGGCGGTGGCATGAAGGCCGAATGTCGCTGCAAGGACGGCTACGTGTCGTGGAAGGATGGCTACTGCTACAAACTGTACACCCAGGGTCCGTGCGAGTTCGGCTCGTTCGTAACGGAAGCGAACGTGTGCACGGTGAACCCGTGCGAGAAGGGCCGGCTCTACTTTCCGCAGGAGAAAACGTGCTACCGAATCGGCTCGCAAGGGCCCTGCAGCCTGCACCAGGTGGTGATCTTCGATTTCACCTCCCGACCGTCGCTGGACGGCATCTCGTACAACGGGATGTGCGGCTGCTCCGGTGTGATCTCGAACCTCGACCAATCCTGCACGGACGAGGCGGACCAAATACCGCAGAGCGCCTGCGACAGCACGCCCGAAATGGTCGAGGTAAACCGGCAGTGCTTCAAGCTGTACACACGCGGCCCGTGCGGTCCCGGCCAGTGGCTGGAGCCGAAGAAAATCCCGACGCGCATTCGATCGGCGGCTTGCGTCTGCCGGCCCGGATACACGCCGTACGAACAACCGCTCGCGAATGGCGTCATCGGCTGTCAGGCGCCCAGTGTCGGCATTGCCAGGTACTTGAACGATCGACGTCAACTCCACTCGCGAGCTCCCGGAAACCTTACCCTTCCGTTGTCCTAACCGCATCCTAACACCCAAAGTGTCCCAATCTTAACCATCGCCATACGTCATCCCATCGCAAAATCGTGAAGAAACGCTTCTGCCTTTACATCTTATCATTTCTATTCGTCTGCTTTTTATCTCTGTTTCATACCCTTTCCCTCTGTCCATATCTATGTGTGCTTCATTAGGTGGTTCATGAGCTTACTAGGCTTTGGAACATCCGACCCGGACGTGTACTGAAACCCGAACGACAGACCGACGAAGCGGATTATCGACAATGGCGCAAGCCAGCAGGCAGAGTGTGTTCGGTTAATTGGAACCCGTTCCAGTTACCAACAGTGAAACCCCGCACCACAACGCCATGACACGAGACAAGCACGCACCTTCCATTTCTAAACTCGGTACTGCTTTGAGAGCACAAACTGCACCTCGCGTACTTGTCCCTTCATAGCATATCATCATCTGGGCCTTTGCAAGCACATTTTCATTGGTCAGCTTCTCATCGCGCACCGTCGTATTCACTGCCATCGGCTCCACTTCTCGTTGTCACCTTTTAGTGTTGTGAATTTGCCTTATTCTATGtcgaaaaaaagtgtgccatAGGACAACAAAAATGGACATACTTTCGTAGGATGCATGGGTTCTGCGCTTCTAAACATAGATCATCTCATTGGCGATCAGTTACGATGCAGTCGTTAGGGCtcaaatacaataaaaaa
This window harbors:
- the LOC131288683 gene encoding uncharacterized protein LOC131288683; the protein is MRHASVWMCILLTFYNLQATTLAAIVPPPWSDPNKNPCASQPGGWQLLYWPPLKRCFKIFQLGYPCPDTMELSPVGAGSTGLGSTAECRCPPGTAQSPLTKKCHKLFERGPCEFGQYFAPIADPAGRSAIPKQRWGVCKSTEICDSGMIYWPQDNKCYQIHTKGPCPRGKLISLDNNGIARCKCDNEGDLSNYFHEETETCHEFFSKGPCLGTGELFLPSRKCACHERLPHYHNETNQCYELGTIGPCPFGHTFIVADSKRQDTAGGGMKAECRCKDGYVSWKDGYCYKLYTQGPCEFGSFVTEANVCTVNPCEKGRLYFPQEKTCYRIGSQGPCSLHQVVIFDFTSRPSLDGISYNGMCGCSGVISNLDQSCTDEADQIPQSACDSTPEMVEVNRQCFKLYTRGPCGPGQWLEPKKIPTRIRSAACVCRPGYTPYEQPLANGVIGCQAPSVGIARWFMSLLGFGTSDPDVY